A single Gasterosteus aculeatus chromosome 2, fGasAcu3.hap1.1, whole genome shotgun sequence DNA region contains:
- the ela2l gene encoding elastase 2 like, giving the protein MMKFVVFALFVAGAYGCGLPTFPPVVTRVVGGEDVRPNSWPWQISLQYNREGEWRHTCGGTLISNQWVLTAAHCISNNKEYRVALGKHSLVQTEESDVFMGTANIVVHEKWNPFFIRNDIALIKLESPVTFSDSIMAACLPSAGFLLPNNEACYVTGWGRLYTGGPIADILQQALLPVVDHATCTKPDWWGAQVKDTMVCAGGDGVVSGCNGDSGGPLNCQNADGAWEVHGIVSFGSGLSCNFAKKPTVFTQVSSYIDWISSNMVAY; this is encoded by the exons ATGAtgaagtttgttgtttttgcgcTCTTTGTCGCTGGTG CCTACGGGTGCGGCCTGCCCACCTTCCCCCCTGTGGTGACCAGGGTGGTTGGAGGAGAAGATGTCAGGCCTAACAGCTGGCCTTGGCAG ATTTCCCTGCAGTACAACCGAGAGGGCGAATGGAGACACACGTGTGGAGGTACTCTGATCTCCAACCAGTGGGTCCTCACCGCTGCTCACTGTATCAG CAATAACAAGGAGTATAGAGTGGCCTTGGGAAAGCACAGCCTGGTACAGACAGAGGAGAGTGACGTGTTCATGGGCACCGCTAACATTGTTGTTCACGAGAAATGGAACCCTTTCTTCatccg TAATGACATCGCCCTGATCAAGCTGGAGTCCCCCGTCACCTTCTCTGACAGCATCATGGCTGCTTGTCTGCCTTCTGCTGGCTTCCTCCTCCCCAACAACGAGGCCTGCTACGTCACTGGATGGGGCCGCCTCTACA cCGGAGGTCCCATTGCTGACATTCTGCAGCAGGCCCTCCTGCCCGTGGTGGACCACGCCACCTGCACCAAGCCCGACTGGTGGGGTGCTCAGGTGAAGGACACCATGGTCTGTGCCGGTGGAGATGGAGTCGTGTCCGGCTGCAAC GGGGACTCCGGCGGCCCTCTGAACTGCCAGAACGCCGACGGCGCCTGGGAGGTCCACGGCATCGTCAGCTTCGGTTCCGGTCTCAGCTGCAATTTCGCCAAGAAGCCCACCGTCTTCACCCAAGTCAGCTCCTACATCGACTGGATCAGCTCT AATATGGTGGCCTATTGA
- the LOC120829026 gene encoding chymotrypsin-like elastase family member 2A yields the protein MPPPELPLKKVTMKLVILALFVAGAYGCGLPTFPPTITRVVGGDDVRENSWPWQVSLQYKSGSSYYHTCGGTLISNQWVLTAAHCIGNRDYRVYLGKHNLNTNNEAGSLAISPAKIVVHENWDSFRIRNDIALIKLSTPVNFSNSIMAACLPNSGDILANRAPCYVTGWGRLWTGGPIADILQQALLPVVDHATCTRSDWWGSLVTSSMVCAGGDGQLASCNGDSGGPLNCPSPDGSWEVHGVVSFGSSMGCNYAKKPSVFTRVSAYIPWINNVMANN from the exons ATGCCCCCCCCTGAGCTTCCACTGAAGAAAGTCACAATGAAGTTGGTGATCTTGGCTTTGTTTGTCGCTGGTG CCTACGGGTGCGGCCTtcccaccttcccccccaccATCACCAGAGTGGTCGGAGGAGATGACGTCCGTGAGAACAGCTGGCCCTGGCAG GTGTCTCTGCAGTACAAGAGTGGAAGCAGCTACTACCACACGTGCGGTGGCACCCTGATCTCCAACCAGTGGGTCCTCACTGCTGCTCACTGCATCGG CAATCGCGACTACAGAGTGTACCTGGGAAAACACAACCTGAACACCAACAACGAGGCCGGTTCCCTCGCCATCAGCCCCGCCAAGATCGTTGTCCACGAGAACTGGGACTCCTTCAGAATCCG CAACGACATCGCCCTCATCAAGCTGTCGACTCCCGTCAACTTCTCCAACTCCATCATGGCTGCCTGTCTTCCCAACTCTGGTGACATCCTGGCCAACAGAGCTCCCTGCTACGTCACCGGCTGGGGTCGCCTCTGGA ctgGAGGTCCCATCGCCGACATCCTGCAGCAGGCCCTCCTCCCTGTGGTCGACCACGCCACCTGCACCAGGTCTGACTGGTGGGGCAGCCTGGTCACCAGCAGCATGGTCTGTGCTGGAGGAGACGGACAGCTGGCCAGCTGCAAC GGAGACTCCGGCGGCCCCCTGAACTGTCCGAGCCCTGATGGTTCCTGGGAGGTCCACGGCGTGGTGAGCTTTGGCTCCAGCATGGGCTGCAACTACGCTAAGAAGCCCTCTGTCTTCACCCGCGTCAGCGCCTACATCCCCTGGATCAACAAC GTGATGGCCAATAACTAa